In [Leptolyngbya] sp. PCC 7376, a genomic segment contains:
- a CDS encoding filamentous hemagglutinin N-terminal domain-containing protein: MTPVMEGNVFGATPFSEPLSLAGAHRGRKTTQKIWLFFMICWELVKRILIGSSVLFAVCGANGRAIADIAPDNSLGFESSVVTPNVLIRGSLADEISGGAIRGQNLFHSFTDFSIDPNQRVYFANPSAIDQIFTRVTGSSSSDISGTLGVNGAADLYFINPNGIYFGDTAYLDIAGSLIATTTDSIPFVDGFAFSTDANPIPTNPLLTVSQPLGLTAWTTPQAEITNRSQLAVGNDLTFVGQSLDLEGVLWSGGDLTLMAADNLQIRDRLDAPFITLSGGSQTLEAEIIDIFALSHPESGLYSYGDLVLRSPNPIIIDSYFNSLGNFSLENTNGGAGDALSPNDPVIRSSGNVTFNAYSGASLHIFAGGSIQTGDITINAADSTNGLQEVVTLSDGSTTVNIDGQNIATLDIRAGTNAFDSDSVVGLITPLPPFFNDPCVSGSANCFSSFPPVPPLSVLQGFSTTAPPSNADIIIGSLTFTNGLVDNFAFISNQYEPNTNDLLRGDILLGMRLSGEPGEISLNTSGDISLVVDSRDDIIVFGEIKPLTKGLEIGEILLKANGDLFVDNGLGSVDIDASSGKIVNDTRIGNASIDAKGTIFLNNSIDSAGNVAINANALIAQGGNQIRTSTRDNNDAGTIFVKANQVELSGINSGGVFSGLSSISADGSDGDAGKISVETDVLALDDGGQIRTSTFGAGAAGSIVVKANEAVTIDGGNGIFSGIISEVGASSTGSAKLIDIQTKQLTFTNGGIISAATAGAGNAGQIKVVVDETATFDGNPGFPLFPSGVFTESLASATGAGGSINFQAANLEITNGATIKSSTQSSNLAGDIDISVANDVVLAGADTGIFADTSSFNVAGEGGKVTVTGRNLNMSDGGRISSSTTGESKAGDVAVNFSNDVAIAGADTGIFADTSSFNVAGEGGKVTVTGRNLNMSDGGRISSSTTGESKAGDVAVSFTNDVAIAGADTGIFADTSSSNAANGSGGPIAVTSQNLTLTDGGRISSSTSGAANAGDIKVDVSNDITVSGEGSGVFASTTETSTGDGGNVDIDPIFIRLSDAGRFSVSAQGSGVAGNMRVVGDFLILDNGFIDASSQNGSGGNLTFEIGEYILLQNGSDITTNAGLSSGGGDGGNMMINVPFVIANPNQDNNITANAFDGDGGNIEITTDALLGIAFNDEDISVRNDITVSSELGVDGEFILNSPDVDPSSGLAKLITDLGDRENRVVSACAAGDELNSFVVTGQGGLAADPSSFVRGSSLLSDVRDFSGETVSTEVNEAVAVQPSEPMPTIRQATHLVRSEQGIELAATHPKALQNKVSSNCL; this comes from the coding sequence ATGACCCCTGTTATGGAAGGGAATGTCTTTGGGGCTACGCCTTTTTCCGAGCCCCTATCCCTTGCTGGAGCTCACCGAGGTAGGAAAACTACTCAGAAAATTTGGCTCTTTTTTATGATTTGTTGGGAGTTGGTAAAACGAATTCTGATTGGCAGTAGCGTTTTGTTTGCTGTCTGTGGAGCTAATGGTCGGGCGATTGCTGATATCGCTCCCGATAATAGCCTTGGCTTCGAAAGCTCTGTGGTCACACCCAATGTTTTGATTCGTGGGAGTCTAGCGGACGAAATCAGTGGTGGAGCAATAAGAGGCCAAAACTTATTCCATAGCTTTACCGACTTTAGTATCGATCCCAACCAACGGGTTTATTTCGCAAATCCGAGTGCTATCGACCAAATTTTTACCCGTGTTACTGGGTCTAGCTCTTCAGATATTTCCGGGACCTTGGGTGTTAACGGTGCCGCAGATTTATACTTCATCAATCCCAATGGAATTTATTTTGGTGATACTGCTTACCTTGATATTGCAGGCTCCCTAATTGCTACAACGACCGACAGTATTCCTTTTGTCGATGGTTTTGCCTTTAGTACTGACGCGAATCCCATTCCGACCAATCCGCTGCTGACTGTTAGTCAACCTTTAGGTTTAACTGCTTGGACGACGCCTCAGGCAGAGATTACAAATCGTAGTCAATTAGCGGTCGGGAATGACCTGACCTTTGTTGGGCAATCTTTAGATTTAGAAGGTGTTTTGTGGTCTGGTGGCGATCTAACTCTGATGGCTGCTGATAACCTCCAAATCCGTGATCGCCTCGATGCTCCCTTTATTACCTTGAGTGGCGGAAGCCAGACTCTCGAAGCCGAAATCATTGATATCTTTGCGTTGAGTCATCCTGAGAGCGGTTTGTATTCTTATGGTGATTTGGTCTTGCGATCGCCCAACCCGATTATTATCGATTCCTATTTCAATAGCCTCGGTAATTTCAGTCTCGAAAATACCAATGGTGGCGCCGGTGATGCCCTTAGCCCAAACGATCCTGTTATTCGATCTAGCGGCAATGTCACTTTTAACGCTTATTCTGGTGCTTCCTTACATATTTTTGCTGGTGGTAGTATCCAAACCGGTGACATTACGATTAATGCTGCTGACAGTACAAATGGTTTACAAGAAGTTGTCACATTATCAGATGGCTCAACAACAGTAAATATAGATGGTCAAAATATTGCGACTTTAGATATTCGTGCTGGAACGAATGCTTTTGATAGTGATTCAGTTGTGGGCTTAATAACTCCACTTCCTCCATTCTTTAATGATCCTTGTGTCAGTGGCAGTGCAAACTGCTTCAGTAGTTTTCCTCCAGTCCCCCCCCTTTCTGTTCTTCAGGGATTCTCAACAACAGCTCCACCAAGCAACGCAGATATCATCATTGGTAGTCTCACCTTCACTAATGGTTTAGTTGACAATTTTGCGTTTATTTCCAACCAATATGAACCCAATACTAATGATTTACTAAGAGGAGACATTCTTCTTGGAATGAGGTTAAGTGGGGAACCAGGAGAAATCTCGCTTAATACTTCAGGTGATATCTCATTGGTTGTTGACTCACGAGATGACATTATCGTTTTTGGTGAAATTAAACCCTTGACCAAAGGGCTAGAAATTGGTGAAATTTTGCTAAAAGCAAATGGCGATCTTTTTGTCGATAATGGCCTCGGCTCTGTTGATATTGATGCTTCTTCAGGCAAGATTGTAAATGATACGAGAATTGGAAATGCCTCGATTGATGCCAAAGGTACAATTTTCCTAAACAATTCAATTGATTCTGCTGGTAATGTTGCGATTAATGCAAATGCTTTGATCGCACAGGGTGGCAATCAAATTAGGACTTCGACAAGGGATAACAATGATGCTGGCACAATTTTTGTTAAAGCGAACCAAGTCGAGCTTTCAGGGATAAATAGTGGTGGTGTGTTTAGCGGTTTAAGTAGTATTTCTGCTGATGGCTCAGATGGTGATGCTGGCAAAATCTCAGTTGAGACTGATGTCTTAGCCTTAGATGATGGTGGCCAAATCCGTACAAGTACTTTTGGTGCTGGTGCTGCTGGGAGTATTGTAGTCAAGGCAAATGAGGCTGTAACCATTGATGGTGGTAATGGAATATTTAGCGGGATTATCAGTGAAGTTGGAGCAAGTAGTACTGGTAGCGCTAAGTTGATCGATATTCAGACGAAGCAATTAACCTTTACCAATGGTGGCATTATTAGCGCAGCAACTGCAGGAGCAGGTAACGCGGGTCAAATAAAAGTAGTTGTGGATGAAACAGCAACTTTTGATGGAAATCCCGGTTTCCCCCTATTTCCTAGCGGTGTCTTTACAGAGTCACTGGCTTCGGCAACTGGCGCAGGTGGCAGCATTAATTTTCAAGCAGCTAATCTAGAAATAACCAATGGTGCGACGATTAAGTCTTCTACACAAAGTAGTAATCTTGCTGGTGATATTGATATTTCGGTAGCGAATGATGTTGTGCTCGCCGGAGCTGATACAGGCATTTTTGCAGATACCAGTTCATTTAATGTGGCTGGAGAAGGTGGCAAAGTCACCGTTACTGGTCGCAACTTGAACATGAGTGATGGCGGTCGAATTAGCTCTAGTACAACCGGAGAATCGAAGGCTGGAGACGTTGCAGTAAACTTCTCGAACGATGTGGCGATCGCCGGAGCGGATACAGGCATTTTTGCAGATACCAGTTCATTTAATGTGGCTGGAGAAGGTGGCAAAGTCACCGTTACTGGTCGCAACTTGAATATGAGTGATGGCGGTCGAATTAGCTCCAGTACGACCGGAGAATCAAAGGCTGGGGATGTCGCTGTGAGCTTCACCAACGATGTGGCGATCGCCGGAGCGGATACAGGCATCTTTGCAGATACGAGTTCGAGTAATGCCGCTAATGGTAGTGGCGGCCCAATTGCAGTGACGAGTCAGAATTTGACCCTGACTGATGGTGGACGTATTAGTTCGAGTACATCTGGTGCGGCGAATGCTGGTGATATTAAAGTTGATGTTTCCAATGACATCACCGTTTCTGGGGAAGGTTCAGGAGTCTTTGCCTCGACTACAGAAACCTCTACTGGTGATGGCGGGAATGTTGATATTGACCCGATTTTTATTCGGTTGAGTGATGCTGGACGGTTTTCTGTGAGTGCCCAAGGGTCAGGGGTTGCGGGCAATATGAGGGTTGTTGGTGATTTCCTGATTTTGGATAATGGCTTTATTGATGCATCGTCTCAGAATGGCTCTGGTGGTAATTTAACCTTTGAGATCGGGGAATATATTCTGCTACAAAATGGCAGTGATATTACGACGAATGCTGGCCTCAGTAGCGGCGGTGGCGATGGTGGCAATATGATGATTAATGTTCCCTTTGTGATTGCCAATCCGAATCAAGACAATAACATTACTGCTAATGCGTTTGATGGGGATGGTGGCAACATTGAAATTACCACCGATGCTCTATTGGGTATTGCGTTTAATGATGAAGATATCTCGGTGAGAAATGACATTACTGTTAGTTCTGAGTTGGGTGTAGATGGTGAATTTATTCTTAATTCCCCAGATGTAGACCCTAGCTCCGGGCTGGCAAAGTTGATTACAGATTTAGGCGATCGCGAGAATAGAGTCGTTTCGGCTTGTGCGGCTGGTGATGAGTTAAATTCTTTTGTGGTGACTGGGCAAGGTGGTCTTGCGGCAGATCCTAGTTCTTTTGTTCGAGGATCAAGTTTGCTGTCTGATGTGCGAGACTTTTCTGGTGAAACGGTTTCCACTGAAGTGAATGAAGCGGTGGCAGTGCAACCTTCTGAACCGATGCCTACTATCCGTCAGGCGACTCATCTCGTACGGAGTGAACAAGGCATTGAGTTGGCCGCAACTCATCCGAAGGCATTACAAAATAAAGTTTCGTCTAACTGTCTCTAA
- a CDS encoding CHAT domain-containing protein, producing MKLFLIGVMALLASVILHGFQKPVNAEISLHSDDPHRQIPEGVQFGDRPNLLQQGQQYYANGQISQSITAWQSALEVAEAQSSNTARIQTLNFLTSAYIDAGDLDAATTSNTESVTLIESIQPQTVQTQSLFAQALNSRGMLDLLSGNAEQALITWQQARAIYQQNNDVTGTITVGINQAQAFQSLGQYRKAKTTIEALVDSLDTRDNDLLKVRALKTLGVVLQNLGEPVDSKAVLDKSWELSREIAGDAETAEILFDLGNVAKDLDRFDIAQEYYETAVSLASSPARKLDTRLNQLRLALQLQQFTSARQYIDDIYPLLDALPASRPKSYAVINFAESLLRLNQVEDNGDIDLSAVAEFRQPQPIVELLKVAVNDSVNIQDTEAQAYALHQLGKVYLQFNRLGEAQRLTAQSLDLAQLINADDLVARSASQLAETLSAAGDQEQAIATYEIAFQKLQALRRDLVAVNADVQFEFKENIEPVYRNYVDLLLKDEQPTQAALKQARSVMEALQLAELDDYFRDACLDTHPVSLEDVDSTAAIIYPILLDNRMEIIVSLPDKTLRNYKTRVPLEELEFNFDLFYSSFSPGYPRDRHWRYSQKFYSWLIEPLEAELFEQQIKTLVFIPDRFLKNLPMSALYDGEQYLIEKFGVAISPGLQLFPQGERQQNLNLFVGGLSEARQGFDSLPGVDKEIDIIAQKSNSKVLRNQNFTYDQLIDTINNQSFPVVHLATHGQFSSNPDETFLLAWDQHISLDKFDTLFEKRRLGILEPIELLVMSACQTASGDDRAVLGLSGFALRSGAKSTLGSLWPVSDESTTELMIQFYQQLVEKQSTKAEALRQAQLELLRNSSYTHPYFWSAFILVGNWS from the coding sequence ATGAAGCTGTTCCTGATTGGTGTAATGGCGTTGCTTGCAAGCGTCATACTACATGGGTTTCAGAAGCCAGTGAATGCAGAGATTTCTCTCCATAGTGATGATCCACACCGACAAATTCCCGAAGGAGTACAGTTTGGCGATCGCCCGAATCTTTTACAGCAGGGGCAGCAATATTATGCGAATGGCCAAATTAGTCAATCTATTACTGCATGGCAATCAGCCTTAGAAGTCGCCGAAGCTCAGTCGTCTAATACCGCGCGAATTCAGACGTTGAATTTTCTCACTTCTGCCTATATTGATGCCGGTGATTTAGATGCAGCGACGACGAGCAATACAGAAAGTGTGACGCTGATTGAGTCAATTCAACCGCAAACAGTGCAAACTCAATCTCTGTTTGCGCAGGCTTTGAATAGTCGTGGAATGTTGGATTTATTGTCTGGGAATGCAGAACAGGCGTTAATAACCTGGCAGCAAGCTCGCGCTATTTATCAGCAAAATAATGATGTCACTGGCACGATTACCGTTGGGATTAACCAAGCTCAAGCATTTCAATCCCTCGGTCAATACCGCAAAGCGAAGACCACGATTGAAGCATTAGTTGATAGCTTAGATACCAGAGACAATGACCTTCTAAAAGTGCGAGCTTTAAAAACCCTTGGAGTGGTACTTCAGAACTTGGGGGAGCCTGTTGATTCAAAGGCTGTGCTTGATAAAAGTTGGGAACTCAGTCGTGAAATTGCTGGTGATGCAGAAACCGCTGAGATTCTCTTTGATTTAGGTAATGTCGCAAAAGATCTAGACCGATTTGATATTGCCCAGGAGTATTACGAAACAGCTGTTTCCTTGGCCTCTTCTCCCGCGAGAAAACTCGATACGCGTCTCAATCAATTACGTTTAGCGCTGCAATTACAGCAATTTACTTCGGCGAGACAATATATTGACGATATTTATCCGCTGCTAGATGCTCTGCCTGCGAGTCGGCCCAAAAGCTATGCTGTGATTAACTTTGCCGAAAGTTTGCTGCGATTAAATCAGGTTGAAGATAATGGTGATATTGATTTATCGGCAGTGGCAGAGTTTCGTCAGCCTCAGCCGATCGTTGAGTTATTGAAGGTTGCTGTCAATGATTCAGTGAATATTCAAGATACAGAAGCTCAAGCCTACGCTTTGCATCAGCTAGGGAAAGTCTATTTGCAGTTTAATCGGTTGGGTGAAGCCCAGCGTTTAACCGCCCAAAGTTTAGATCTTGCGCAATTAATTAATGCTGATGATTTGGTTGCTCGTAGCGCGAGTCAGCTAGCGGAAACTTTAAGTGCAGCAGGAGATCAGGAACAGGCGATCGCCACCTATGAGATTGCCTTTCAGAAGTTGCAGGCATTACGTCGAGATTTAGTCGCTGTGAATGCTGATGTGCAGTTTGAATTTAAAGAAAATATTGAGCCAGTCTACCGCAATTACGTCGATTTATTACTGAAAGATGAACAACCTACTCAGGCCGCACTTAAGCAAGCGCGTTCAGTGATGGAAGCCTTGCAGTTAGCAGAATTGGATGATTATTTTCGAGATGCTTGTCTTGATACTCACCCCGTTAGCCTAGAGGACGTTGATAGTACTGCGGCAATTATTTACCCGATTTTGCTCGATAATCGGATGGAAATCATCGTGTCGCTGCCTGATAAAACCCTGCGAAATTATAAAACTAGGGTTCCTCTCGAAGAACTAGAGTTTAATTTTGATTTATTTTATTCTTCGTTCTCGCCCGGTTACCCCCGCGATCGCCACTGGCGTTATTCCCAAAAGTTTTACAGTTGGCTGATTGAACCGCTGGAAGCAGAACTCTTTGAGCAGCAGATTAAAACATTAGTATTTATCCCAGATCGCTTCCTGAAAAATTTGCCGATGTCGGCACTTTACGATGGCGAACAATATTTAATCGAAAAATTTGGTGTGGCAATTAGTCCCGGTTTACAGCTCTTTCCCCAAGGTGAACGACAGCAAAATCTCAATCTTTTTGTTGGTGGTTTGAGCGAAGCAAGGCAAGGTTTTGATTCTTTACCTGGTGTCGATAAAGAAATTGATATTATTGCCCAAAAATCTAATTCGAAAGTTTTACGAAATCAAAATTTTACCTATGATCAATTAATCGACACGATTAACAATCAATCATTTCCCGTTGTCCACCTTGCGACCCACGGACAATTTAGTTCTAATCCTGATGAAACGTTCCTTTTAGCTTGGGATCAACATATTTCATTAGATAAGTTTGATACTTTATTTGAAAAGCGCCGATTGGGAATCCTTGAACCGATTGAATTGTTGGTGATGAGTGCTTGTCAAACGGCCAGTGGCGACGACCGGGCGGTGCTGGGTCTATCGGGTTTTGCCCTGCGTTCCGGTGCGAAAAGTACCCTTGGTAGTCTCTGGCCTGTGAGTGATGAATCGACCACAGAATTAATGATTCAGTTTTATCAACAGCTGGTCGAGAAGCAATCAACAAAGGCCGAAGCGTTACGCCAAGCTCAATTGGAATTGTTACGAAATTCGAGTTACACCCACCCCTATTTTTGGTCAGCCTTTATTCTGGTAGGTAATTGGTCCTAA
- a CDS encoding DUF928 domain-containing protein, whose translation MFLAMGDRHYFSIFLGLWSSLMIVPTSQAIAVTVNAPQQGDVSTETLTSLSVEFPEELPPASAISTPKRGKVQFRLPSSGSSRSNPTSSIGGGSRGGIGFSLPDDRSNPTSSIGGGSRGDIRFNLPGDRSNPTSSVGGGSRGGIQFQLPDDRGNPVAIIGGGSRASIGFRLPGSGNNPISTISGGSRDGNIETIEIPKLQALLPPTNNGRTVATSPTIYIYLPPLGAEEIFFSLQDEAGNFYYDTVLNASPTGGIMAVTIPETEATLELDKPYLWYFAPIEPNGHLVPNNYSITGWIKRVQSERAIDPEMPPLQQAIAYAEEGIWYDTLTTLVNAKLSEPENAEYQTEWQDLLAQIDLEVLSTQPIISSP comes from the coding sequence GTGTTTTTAGCCATGGGCGATCGCCATTATTTTTCTATATTTTTAGGGTTGTGGAGCAGTCTGATGATTGTGCCAACAAGCCAGGCGATCGCCGTAACTGTGAATGCTCCACAACAGGGAGATGTCTCGACTGAAACGCTGACGAGTTTATCGGTTGAATTTCCCGAGGAGCTGCCCCCAGCTAGTGCAATTAGTACTCCGAAGCGCGGCAAGGTGCAATTTCGATTACCGAGTAGTGGCAGCAGTAGATCAAATCCAACATCGAGTATTGGTGGTGGTAGTCGCGGTGGCATTGGCTTTAGTTTGCCTGATGATCGCTCAAACCCCACATCAAGTATTGGTGGTGGCAGCCGTGGTGATATTCGCTTTAATTTACCTGGCGATCGCTCAAATCCAACATCCAGTGTTGGCGGCGGTAGTCGGGGCGGCATCCAGTTTCAGTTACCGGATGACCGCGGGAACCCCGTAGCCATCATTGGTGGTGGGAGCCGTGCCAGTATTGGGTTTCGGTTACCCGGGAGTGGCAATAATCCGATCTCGACAATTAGTGGTGGTAGTCGCGACGGCAATATTGAGACGATAGAAATACCAAAATTACAGGCCCTATTGCCACCAACAAATAATGGCAGAACAGTGGCGACAAGCCCAACAATTTATATCTATTTACCGCCTCTCGGCGCTGAGGAAATCTTCTTTAGTTTGCAGGATGAAGCTGGAAATTTTTACTACGATACTGTGCTGAATGCTTCTCCGACAGGTGGCATTATGGCTGTGACAATTCCAGAGACGGAAGCGACTTTAGAACTAGATAAACCCTACCTTTGGTATTTTGCGCCAATTGAACCGAATGGTCATTTGGTGCCGAATAATTATTCGATCACTGGGTGGATTAAGCGAGTGCAGTCAGAACGTGCCATCGACCCAGAAATGCCACCTTTACAACAGGCGATCGCCTATGCTGAAGAAGGGATTTGGTACGATACGCTAACAACTTTGGTCAACGCAAAACTGAGTGAGCCAGAGAATGCCGAGTATCAAACTGAATGGCAAGATCTACTCGCCCAAATTGATTTAGAAGTGCTATCTACCCAACCCATTATTAGCTCACCATAG
- a CDS encoding CHASE2 domain-containing protein produces MKNYRANIVLAIFLSLVFVTGSRVGVFRKLEWLIADQWFQLRKETEIDDRIVVVTIDEDDITNVNQWPMSDRDLSQIIKNIRAQQPRAIALDLYRDLPVPPGHDDLVKVFETTPNLIGVTKVAGNTIAPAPTLAEQGQTAANDLLVDADGKIRRVPVLLQNVDGSLIEGFGTKLALLFLEAEDINLEVENSDENIYQLGQARFVPLSEKDGDYLLEDMGGYQILLNYRGGLNSFLNISMTDVLENRIPDNLLTNKIVMIGPIAPSLNDIHQTSYNNSFFPDQKYMAGILIHANLTSQILAGALDSRQMLRLSTKTINYSLLVFCVVLSSGIGAFYVKSQHWSLIALFTTGAALILSAYVLFLQGWLIPVFTPLFALVSTATLSIIATLWSTLKKSYASLEIQHKKLEETYNQLSQITDSYSRFVPFDYLEFLKKEEIIDVKLGDHVDRQMAILFSDIRSFTPLTESMTPQQNFEFINAYLGQLSPEIRQHSGLIIKFLGDGLMAVFPEDPEDGLKSAIAQLQQLRLFNEKREKLAQKPIRIGFGLHFGKVMMGIVGEEFRMQGDILSDTVNLTSRLESLTKVYGISLLISETIFVELADPAQYKIRFLDRVVVKGRTQPISVYEVFDNDPIEAIAKKEATLTQYNQAIELYTQGKFAQARNLFKLIAEMNPLDTVSKVYLERLTTLENLYLNNGSAEKQWDGVWRFNEKF; encoded by the coding sequence TTGAAGAACTACCGCGCCAATATTGTGCTGGCAATTTTTCTCAGTCTGGTCTTTGTGACGGGCAGCCGTGTTGGGGTATTTCGAAAATTAGAATGGCTCATTGCGGATCAATGGTTTCAACTGCGCAAGGAAACAGAGATTGATGATCGTATTGTGGTCGTTACCATTGATGAAGATGACATTACCAACGTCAATCAATGGCCGATGTCCGACCGAGACCTAAGCCAAATTATTAAAAATATTCGTGCTCAACAACCACGGGCGATCGCCTTAGATTTGTACCGAGATTTGCCCGTTCCTCCAGGCCATGATGATTTAGTTAAAGTTTTTGAAACCACCCCAAATTTAATTGGTGTCACGAAAGTGGCAGGAAATACGATTGCGCCAGCGCCAACATTGGCTGAGCAAGGTCAAACGGCCGCAAATGATTTATTAGTGGATGCTGATGGTAAAATTCGCCGCGTTCCAGTACTTCTGCAAAATGTTGATGGGAGTTTAATTGAAGGATTTGGGACAAAGCTTGCCTTACTATTTTTAGAAGCAGAAGATATTAATCTTGAGGTCGAAAATTCTGACGAAAATATTTATCAGTTAGGACAAGCTCGGTTTGTTCCACTATCAGAAAAAGATGGTGACTATCTCTTAGAAGATATGGGCGGTTATCAAATTTTATTGAACTATCGAGGTGGTTTGAATTCTTTTCTGAATATCTCAATGACAGACGTTTTAGAAAATCGAATTCCTGATAATCTTCTCACGAATAAAATTGTGATGATTGGCCCGATTGCGCCAAGTCTTAATGATATTCATCAGACCTCCTATAACAATAGTTTCTTCCCCGATCAAAAATATATGGCTGGCATTTTAATTCATGCCAATCTAACAAGCCAAATTCTTGCGGGTGCTCTCGATAGCCGTCAAATGTTGAGGCTGTCTACTAAGACTATAAATTACAGCTTACTCGTATTTTGCGTTGTCCTGAGCAGTGGTATAGGAGCCTTCTACGTAAAGTCGCAACACTGGAGTTTGATTGCTCTGTTTACTACTGGAGCAGCTCTTATTCTCAGTGCCTATGTCCTGTTTTTACAAGGTTGGCTAATTCCAGTCTTTACGCCACTATTCGCTTTGGTATCGACGGCGACGCTATCAATAATTGCGACATTATGGTCTACCTTAAAAAAATCATATGCCAGTCTAGAAATACAGCATAAGAAACTTGAAGAGACCTATAATCAACTTTCACAAATCACAGATTCATATAGTCGTTTTGTTCCATTTGACTATTTAGAATTTCTAAAAAAAGAAGAAATTATTGATGTCAAACTCGGCGACCATGTTGATCGACAAATGGCCATTTTATTCTCTGATATTCGATCTTTTACGCCATTGACAGAGAGTATGACACCCCAGCAAAACTTTGAGTTTATTAATGCTTATCTTGGTCAACTTTCCCCAGAAATCCGTCAACATAGTGGGCTGATTATTAAATTCTTGGGTGATGGTTTGATGGCCGTTTTTCCAGAAGATCCTGAGGATGGCTTAAAATCGGCGATCGCCCAACTCCAGCAACTCCGATTATTTAATGAAAAGAGAGAGAAATTAGCCCAAAAACCGATTCGCATCGGCTTTGGCTTACATTTTGGAAAAGTGATGATGGGGATTGTTGGGGAAGAATTTAGAATGCAGGGCGATATCCTCTCCGACACCGTGAACCTGACTTCTCGTCTGGAAAGTCTCACGAAAGTTTATGGCATTTCCCTATTGATTTCAGAAACGATTTTTGTAGAGTTAGCAGACCCAGCACAATATAAAATTCGCTTTTTAGACCGAGTGGTTGTTAAAGGAAGAACCCAACCCATTAGCGTTTACGAAGTTTTTGATAATGACCCCATCGAGGCGATCGCCAAAAAAGAAGCAACTCTTACCCAGTACAACCAAGCCATAGAACTCTATACCCAAGGCAAGTTTGCCCAAGCCCGCAATCTTTTTAAACTTATTGCTGAAATGAATCCTTTAGATACAGTGTCCAAAGTCTATTTGGAAAGACTGACAACCCTCGAAAATCTCTATCTTAATAATGGCAGTGCCGAAAAGCAGTGGGATGGTGTGTGGCGATTTAACGAGAAATTTTAA